A window of the Gossypium hirsutum isolate 1008001.06 chromosome A05, Gossypium_hirsutum_v2.1, whole genome shotgun sequence genome harbors these coding sequences:
- the LOC107957316 gene encoding metalloendoproteinase 2-MMP — MKFQVLVIAIWVLVCFGSVSARFFPNITDIPSWIKNNATSKAPWDAFNKFAGCRPGEKREGLSQLKQYFNRFGYIPNSPSNFSEDFDDELENALKTYQQNFNLNVTGQLDNQTLQQIVRPRCGNADVINGTSSMNSGRSSSFHTTGHLHTTAHFTFFPGTPRWPSNRQDLTYSFLPANGLTDEVKAVFTSAFQKWSTVTPLTFTQVDSYSSADITIGFYTGDHGDGEPFDGVLGTLAHAFSPTSGRLHLDGDENWVVSGDVTKASVSTAVDLESVAVHEIGHLLGLGHSSVEDAIMYPSITSRTRKVELADDDIQGIQLLYGTNPNYNGSTTSNTQERESSDGVPRYLGPRWGLALFLAVGFGSLFL; from the coding sequence ATGAAGTTTCAAGTTTTGGTGATTGCAATTtgggttttggtatgttttggttcaGTTTCAGCTAGATTCTTTCCCAATATCACAGATATTCCGTCATGGATTAAGAACAACGCCACGTCAAAGGCCCCATGGGACGCCTTCAATAAATTTGCCGGCTGCCGGCCTGGCGAAAAACGGGAAGGTTTGTCGCAGCTTAAACAGTACTTTAACCGTTTCGGTTATATACCCAACTCGCCCTCTAATTTCAGCGAGGACTTCGACGATGAGTTAGAAAATGCATTGAAAACATACCAGCAGAACTTCAACCTTAACGTCACTGGTCAACTGGATAATCAGACTCTTCAACAGATCGTACGGCCTAGATGCGGTAACGCCGATGTAATCAACGGGACGAGTTCCATGAACTCAGGTAGATCGTCGTCTTTTCACACTACCGGACACTTGCACACGACGGCGCATTTCACTTTCTTCCCGGGAACACCGCGTTGGCCTTCGAACCGGCAGGACTTAACGTACAGTTTCTTGCCGGCGAATGGGTTGACCGACGAAGTAAAAGCCGTCTTCACGAGCGCCTTCCAGAAATGGTCAACCGTTACGCCGCTGACTTTCACACAAGTGGATTCCTACTCCTCGGCGGACATAACGATCGGGTTTTACACTGGAGACCACGGAGACGGCGAGCCATTCGATGGGGTTTTAGGGACGTTGGCCCACGCTTTTTCTCCAACGAGCGGAAGGCTCCATTTGGACGGGGATGAGAACTGGGTAGTTTCTGGTGATGTGACGAAGGCATCGGTGTCGACGGCGGTGGACTTGGAGTCGGTGGCCGTTCATGAGATCGGGCATCTGTTGGGTTTGGGGCATTCGTCGGTAGAGGATGCGATTATGTACCCATCGATAACTTCGCGGACGAGGAAAGTGGAACTGGCGGACGATGATATCCAAGGGATTCAATTGTTGTACGGCACTAATCCTAACTATAACGGTTCCACCACTTCGAATACGCAGGAGAGAGAGAGTAGCGACGGCGTTCCCCGTTATCTGGGTCCACGGTGGGGCCTTGCTCTATTCTTGGCCGTTGGATTTGGGTCTTTATTTTTGTAG